A genomic segment from Cricetulus griseus strain 17A/GY chromosome 8, alternate assembly CriGri-PICRH-1.0, whole genome shotgun sequence encodes:
- the LOC100753414 gene encoding proline-rich protein HaeIII subfamily 1-like isoform X2, whose protein sequence is MVCHLAEVLKRSQGCSASFVKCEVTQDGDQRHHSSAVSYKDSYPLHEAQTWKKLQSLSKMLAVLFTAALLALSSVQPFSEGFPQGPPPKQGPPPQGGPPQNRPPQQGPPPQGGPPQNRPPQQGPPPQGGPPQNRPPQQGPPPQGGPPQNRPPQQGPPPQGGPPQNRPPQQGPPPQGGPPQNRPPQQGPPPQGGPQQNRPPQQGPPPQGGPQQNRPPQQGPPPQGGPQQNRPPQQGPPPQGGPQQNRPPQQGPPPQGGPQQNRPPQQGPPPQGGPQQNRPPQQGPPPQGGPQQNQGPQPGNQQGPPPQGGPQQNQGPQPGNQQGPPQQGGRPQGPPQGQSPQ, encoded by the exons ATGGTATGCCACCTGGCAGAAGTCCTGAAAAGGAGTCAAGGATGCAGTGCATCCTTTGTCAAATGTGAGGTCACACAAGATGGGGATCAAAGGCATCATTCTTCTGCTGTGTCTTATAAAGACAGCTACCCACTGCATGAAGCACAGACTTGGAAGAAACTCCAGAGCCTCTCCAAGATGCTGGCTGTTCTGTTCACAGCGGCCTTGCTGGCCCTGAGCTCTGTTCAACCCTTCAGTGAAG GATTCCCGCAAGGACCTCCTCCCAAGCAAGGCCCACCCCCTCAGGGAGGCCCACCGCAGAACCGACCACCTCAGCAAGGCCCACCCCCTCAGGGAGGCCCACCGCAGAACCGACCACCTCAGCAAGGCCCACCCCCTCAGGGAGGCCCACCGCAGAACCGACCACCTCAGCAAGGCCCACCCCCTCAGGGAGGCCCACCGCAGAACCGACCACCTCAGCAAGGCCCACCCCCTCAGGGAGGCCCACCGCAGAACCGACCACCTCAGCAAGGCCCACCCCCTCAGGGAGGCCCACCGCAGAACCGACCACCTCAGCAAGGCCCACCCCCTCAGGGAGGCCCACAGCAGAACCGACCACCTCAGCAAGGCCCACCCCCACAGGGAGGCCCACAGCAGAACCGACCACCTCAGCAAGGCCCACCCCCACAGGGAGGCCCACAGCAGAACCGACCACCTCAGCAAGGCCCACCACCACAGGGAGGCCCACAGCAGAACCGACCACCTCAGCAAGGCCCACCCCCTCAGGGAGGCCCACAGCAGAACCGACCACCTCAGCAAGGCCCACCCCCTCAGGGAGGCCCACAGCAGAACAGACCACCTCAGCAAGGCCCACCCCCTCAGGGAGGCCCACAGCAGAACCAAGGTCCTCAGCCTGGAAACCAGCAAGGCCCACCTCCACAGGGAGGTCCTCAACAGAACCAAGGCCCTCAGCCTGGAAACCAGCAAGGCCCACCCCAACAAGGAGGCAGACCACAGGGACCTCCCCAGGGCCAGAGTCCTCAGTAA
- the LOC113837126 gene encoding gliadoralin-A-like gives MLVVLLTVSLLALSSAQRPSEEFVLSNRNTRERQPFPGNSQGGSVDSQTPDLQNTGEPQPKKSLRPSQPTQQIQRPRPAPLPRPPPQQSQQSQLAVQQQEQKVNERIMS, from the exons ATGCTGGTGGTCCTGCTCACAGTGTCCTTGCTGGCTCTGAGCTCAGCTCAGCGCCCAAGTGAAG AATTTGTGCTTTCCAACCGCAATACCAGAGAGAGACAACCCTTCCCTGGAAACTCCCAAGGAGGCTCCGTTGATAGTCAAACCCCTGACCTTCAAAACACAGGGGAGCCACAACCCAAAAAGTCTCTGCGGCCATCACAGCCAACACAACAGATTCAGCGGCCAAGGCCAGCTCCACTGCCTAGGCCGCCACCGCAGCAGTCACAACAGTCTCAGTTGGCTGTGCAGCAGCAGGAACAG aaAGTGAATGAAAGGATCATGAGCTAA
- the LOC100773598 gene encoding taste receptor type 2 member 120-like, with protein MNLLEWIVAIIIITEFLLGNCANIFIILANAINCIKRRKFSSTDRMITALAISRIGLLSGMLLNWHSTVFTADTYNVQIRAWGRIIWTVTNHFSNWLGTMLSMFYLFKIANFSNPLFLHLKRKIEKVLLVIFLGTFLVFVSYPGMVNIKKIGWGSDYEENVTLKNNLKDITSFADIHIFGLINIIPFCISLTCVLLLIYSLVKHLRNMKHHSKGCQDPSTMVHIKALQTVISFLVLYATYALCVVIAGWSLQNSPVFLLCMAIGAVYPIGHSFILIWGNQKLKQSLLLFLKQVRC; from the coding sequence ATGAATTTACTAGAATGGATTGTCGCCATCATAATAATAACAGAATTTCTCTTAGGAAACTGTGCCAATATTTTCATAATTCTAGCGAATGCCATTAACTGTATCAAGAGAAGAAAGTTCTCCTCCACTGACAGAATGATAACTGCTCTTGCCATCTCCAGAATTGGCTTGCTCTCAGGGATGTTATTGAATTGGCATTCAACTGTGTTCACTGCAGATACATACAATGTACAAATAAGAGCTTGGGGTCGCATTATCTGGACTGTAACCAACCATTTTAGCAATTGGCTTGGGACCATGCTCAGCATGTTTTATTTGTTCAAGATAGCCAATTTTTCCAACCCTCTATTTCTTcacctaaaaagaaaaattgagaaggTTCTTCTGGTAATATTTTTGGGGactttcctggtttttgtttcttaTCCTGGTATGGTGAACATCAAAAAGATTGGTTGGGGGAGTGattatgaagaaaatgtgacTTTGAAGAACAACCTGAAGGACATTACAAGCTTTGCAGACATACATATCTTTGGCCTGATAAATATCATACCATTTTGCATATCACTAACATGTGTTCTGCTCTTAATCTACTCCCTAGTCAAACATCTCAGGAATATGAAACACCACAGCAAAGGATGTCAAGATCCTAGTACCATGGTCCACATAAAGGCCTTGCAAACTGTGATCTCCTTTCTTGTGTTATATGCCACATATGCTCTCTGTGTAGTTATAGCAGGTTGGAGCTTACAAAATTCACCAGTCTTCTTATTGTGCATGGCAATTGGTGCTGTTTACCCAATAGGTCATTCTTTTATCTTGATCTGGGGAAACCAGAAGCTGAAACAATCCCTTCTGTTGTTTCTAAAGCAGGTGAGATGCTGA